The proteins below come from a single Candidatus Neomarinimicrobiota bacterium genomic window:
- the dacB gene encoding D-alanyl-D-alanine carboxypeptidase/D-alanyl-D-alanine-endopeptidase: protein MKYSPQLLILIVVVIFTTGCTTWSPNATALPKHQFLRSAQQQAAYEIDTLLNHAPTDMGWWGVKIQYANSGEVFYERNPGKMFMPASNQKMYTTAAALCLLGPQYRYETDFMTNGDLDTNGVLHGDLIIRGSGDPSWSWRFYDNNYDSVMVRFVDSLQFYGITEIKGDLVGDDNVFDDQSLGYGWSWDDETYYYAAQLSGLSYNENYIDYTLTPDSLNLGSPVIIESHPQTSYLNLRNDLITVSSDTATEWTYDRKRQTNNAWFEGNYRYQAGETERAITIHNPTLFTVNVLKERLEDAGIKVSGSPQDGDDLTDSLDYSQMHPIFTYLSHPMSDIISKVNRPSQNFIAETLQKTLGAEFGAEGSSREGRIIQMMFYDSLGMNVENLRLRDGSGLSRHNLVSPNTSVSLLEMMWEHPYRTYFIESLPLSGLTGTIRKRMIGTDAEQNVRAKTGTIGYVSSLSGYAWTQSGEPIIFSIMANHFTIPTSQVRAIQDQIAIILSEME from the coding sequence GTGAAATACTCGCCCCAACTACTCATACTCATTGTTGTCGTCATCTTTACGACTGGTTGCACAACATGGTCCCCCAATGCCACGGCGCTTCCAAAGCATCAATTTCTGCGTAGTGCCCAACAGCAAGCTGCTTACGAGATAGATACCCTCCTGAATCATGCACCGACTGATATGGGTTGGTGGGGAGTAAAAATTCAATACGCCAATTCAGGCGAGGTGTTTTATGAAAGAAATCCCGGGAAAATGTTTATGCCAGCCTCCAATCAGAAAATGTATACCACAGCAGCAGCGCTTTGTCTTCTGGGACCACAATATCGTTATGAAACGGATTTTATGACCAATGGTGACCTGGACACAAACGGTGTGTTGCATGGAGATTTAATCATACGAGGTAGCGGCGATCCATCCTGGTCATGGCGTTTTTATGATAATAATTATGATTCAGTTATGGTAAGATTTGTGGATTCACTTCAGTTTTATGGAATTACCGAGATTAAGGGTGATCTTGTAGGTGATGACAATGTCTTTGATGACCAATCCCTGGGGTATGGCTGGTCCTGGGATGATGAAACTTATTATTATGCTGCTCAGTTATCCGGACTCTCCTACAATGAAAACTATATTGATTATACCCTCACTCCTGATTCATTGAACCTGGGAAGTCCTGTTATCATTGAATCTCATCCTCAGACAAGCTACTTGAATTTACGCAATGACCTGATCACGGTAAGTAGTGATACTGCCACTGAGTGGACCTATGATCGTAAACGTCAGACAAACAACGCCTGGTTTGAAGGGAATTATCGTTATCAGGCAGGGGAGACAGAAAGAGCCATCACCATTCACAATCCAACCCTTTTTACTGTAAATGTCCTTAAAGAGAGACTGGAGGATGCTGGCATCAAAGTAAGTGGATCACCGCAGGATGGAGACGATTTGACAGATTCATTGGATTACTCACAGATGCATCCAATTTTCACCTATTTGTCTCACCCCATGTCAGATATTATCTCTAAGGTAAATCGTCCCAGCCAGAATTTTATTGCTGAAACACTCCAGAAAACGCTGGGGGCTGAATTTGGAGCCGAAGGCTCTTCCAGAGAAGGCCGTATAATTCAAATGATGTTTTATGATTCACTTGGGATGAATGTTGAGAATTTGCGGCTACGGGATGGCTCTGGTTTATCGCGGCACAATCTTGTTTCCCCCAACACAAGTGTTTCGCTGTTGGAGATGATGTGGGAACATCCATACAGAACTTATTTTATCGAGTCACTTCCGCTTTCCGGTTTGACCGGTACCATACGCAAGCGGATGATTGGCACAGATGCAGAGCAAAATGTGAGAGCCAAGACAGGTACAATAGGCTATGTGAGTTCTCTGTCTGGGTATGCCTGGACCCAATCTGGTGAACCCATCATATTTTCCATTATGGCAAATCATTTTACCATCCCCACAAGCCAAGTGAGGGCTATTCAGGATCAGATTGCCATTATCCTCTCAGAGATGGAGTAA
- the mce gene encoding methylmalonyl-CoA epimerase: protein MKVTRISHIAIAGDNPEQTRILYEDILGLNSGGSEVVQQEGVTTHFYKAGESSIELLEPFSTETPVGKFLAKRGPGLHHIALEVEGLDGYVVKLKEAGIVLLSEAPSLGAHDMRIIFIHPKSAGGVLIELCEKS, encoded by the coding sequence ATGAAAGTGACCAGGATCAGCCACATTGCCATTGCAGGAGATAACCCAGAACAGACCAGGATTCTATATGAGGACATTCTGGGCCTTAATTCTGGAGGGTCAGAAGTCGTTCAGCAGGAGGGTGTCACCACTCATTTTTATAAGGCTGGCGAATCAAGCATAGAATTATTGGAGCCATTCTCCACAGAAACTCCTGTTGGCAAGTTTTTAGCGAAGCGGGGACCAGGGTTGCATCATATCGCATTGGAGGTGGAAGGGCTGGATGGCTATGTCGTCAAGCTGAAGGAAGCCGGTATTGTACTCCTCAGCGAAGCACCCAGTCTGGGTGCCCATGATATGCGTATCATCTTTATACATCCCAAATCAGCTGGTGGTGTCCTCATAGAGCTTTGTGAAAAGAGCTAG
- a CDS encoding excinuclease ABC subunit C: MSTTEAPYKAKLKDLPTQPGVYFYYDKNGKIIYIGKAKVLKNRVKSYFTGTPDSPKTARLIARIWDLQTLVTRTEVEALLTEANLIKQHRPRFNIDLRDDKTFPYIRITNEDYPQVFVARTIVKDGSIYYGPYTNVKGLRAALAVIKRIFTIRSCSYRMDDESVAAKKVQLCLDYHIGKCDGPCQGLISKNEYAEMIHRVEDFLKGRTDNVDTYLSDKMQHAAEHQEYEHAAIHRDQLEAVRSYVSRQRLKTSDFEDRDVLGVARQDNLTCGILIRIRAGKLIGKEQFRFRGTEDEDMPSILSRMITRVYEDASFIPREILVPDKVADLDMIHAWLKDVSGVKISFLRPQKGEKKTLLDLAERNAELVLKDWALEQAQRVEIVPKMVRSLQEDLNLPAPPRRIEGFDISHLGGTETVASLVCFVDGKPAKREYRKFQIKTVDGIDDFTSMKEVIHRRYTRVKAEGLSEPDLILIDGGKGQLSAAIGALERIGMSHIPILGLAKRLEEVFLPGESNSLGIPKTSGSIILLRRIRDEAHRFAITFQRKRRGKAMVHSALDDIEGIGQSRRIALINYFRSLKNIKNASIEEIAHVPGISLTMATRIKEGLS; encoded by the coding sequence ATGAGTACAACTGAAGCCCCCTATAAGGCCAAACTTAAAGATTTGCCAACCCAGCCAGGGGTTTACTTCTACTATGACAAGAATGGTAAGATCATATATATTGGAAAAGCCAAAGTATTAAAAAACCGTGTAAAATCATACTTCACTGGAACGCCGGATAGCCCCAAAACTGCCCGTCTGATTGCTCGTATCTGGGATCTTCAGACGCTGGTGACTCGCACTGAAGTTGAGGCTTTGCTTACTGAAGCAAATCTGATCAAACAACACCGTCCCCGTTTCAATATCGACTTACGGGATGATAAGACCTTTCCCTATATCCGCATCACCAATGAAGATTACCCCCAGGTATTTGTCGCCCGTACCATTGTGAAGGATGGGTCTATCTATTATGGTCCCTATACCAATGTCAAGGGGCTTCGCGCTGCTTTAGCTGTTATCAAGCGCATCTTTACCATCCGTAGTTGCAGTTATCGCATGGATGATGAATCTGTGGCTGCAAAAAAAGTACAATTGTGTCTGGACTATCACATCGGCAAATGTGATGGCCCCTGTCAGGGTCTGATTTCAAAGAATGAGTATGCTGAAATGATCCACCGTGTTGAGGACTTCCTTAAAGGAAGGACTGACAATGTGGATACCTACCTCTCAGATAAGATGCAGCACGCTGCTGAACATCAGGAGTATGAACACGCTGCCATACATAGAGATCAACTGGAAGCGGTCAGATCCTATGTGAGTCGACAACGGCTGAAAACCAGTGATTTTGAGGATAGAGATGTCCTTGGTGTAGCCAGACAGGACAATCTGACCTGTGGTATTCTGATTCGCATTCGAGCAGGCAAGCTTATTGGTAAAGAACAATTTCGATTTAGAGGAACTGAGGATGAGGACATGCCCAGCATCCTCAGCCGTATGATTACCCGTGTCTATGAAGATGCCTCATTTATCCCGCGGGAAATTTTAGTTCCTGACAAAGTCGCTGATTTGGATATGATCCATGCCTGGCTCAAAGATGTTTCAGGGGTCAAAATTTCCTTTCTTCGACCACAGAAAGGTGAGAAGAAGACCCTCCTGGATTTAGCAGAACGCAATGCCGAGCTCGTTCTGAAAGATTGGGCGTTGGAACAAGCCCAACGGGTAGAAATTGTTCCAAAAATGGTTCGATCTCTTCAGGAGGACCTCAACCTCCCTGCACCGCCGCGACGAATTGAAGGCTTTGATATTTCCCATCTAGGTGGGACTGAAACCGTCGCTTCTCTGGTCTGTTTTGTTGATGGAAAACCCGCTAAACGTGAATATCGCAAATTTCAGATCAAAACTGTAGATGGTATCGATGATTTTACCAGTATGAAAGAAGTCATTCATCGGCGATATACGAGGGTAAAAGCTGAAGGTCTCTCAGAACCCGATCTAATTCTAATTGATGGGGGTAAGGGGCAGCTCAGTGCGGCTATTGGAGCACTTGAGAGGATTGGCATGTCTCATATACCCATTCTTGGCCTTGCCAAACGTCTTGAGGAAGTTTTTCTACCAGGTGAATCAAATTCACTGGGAATACCTAAAACCAGTGGCTCCATCATACTACTTCGACGGATTAGAGATGAAGCTCATCGTTTTGCCATTACCTTTCAGAGAAAACGGAGAGGGAAAGCCATGGTACACTCTGCCCTTGACGATATTGAAGGCATCGGCCAATCCCGGCGTATAGCGTTGATAAATTATTTCCGATCTTTAAAAAATATAAAAAATGCCAGCATAGAGGAAATTGCCCATGTTCCAGGGATTTCACTCACCATGGCGACAAGAATAAAAGAAGGACTCAGCTGA
- a CDS encoding fumarylacetoacetate hydrolase family protein — translation MVFDFTEKEKGIQPRTIWCLGRNYAKHAEELGNAVEARPLVFQKGLNALVPMQRTQTLFPGHGDVHYETEIVALMDRNDSGSFIAAIGLGLDLTLRDLQNELKAEGKPWTLAKSFDGAAIVSRFISTNEIPSLNQIRFTMLLNGEIRQRGDSSQMILPFEKIPAYLEEFTDLQPGDIIFTGTPEGVGVLKSGDEVSLDLAGHHMGTIRFN, via the coding sequence ATGGTCTTTGATTTTACTGAGAAGGAAAAAGGAATACAGCCACGTACAATTTGGTGCTTGGGTAGAAATTATGCTAAGCATGCAGAGGAACTTGGCAATGCCGTTGAGGCCAGACCCCTGGTTTTTCAGAAAGGGCTTAATGCCCTGGTGCCTATGCAAAGAACACAAACTCTGTTTCCTGGACATGGTGACGTACACTATGAAACCGAAATTGTTGCCCTCATGGACAGGAACGATAGCGGATCATTTATTGCCGCCATTGGACTGGGTCTTGATCTTACCCTCCGTGATCTTCAAAATGAGCTAAAAGCTGAGGGGAAACCCTGGACATTGGCTAAATCATTTGATGGAGCAGCTATAGTCAGCCGATTTATATCCACAAACGAAATACCATCCCTGAATCAAATACGTTTTACCATGCTCCTGAACGGGGAAATCAGGCAACGTGGAGATAGCAGCCAGATGATTCTCCCCTTTGAAAAGATTCCTGCCTACCTGGAGGAATTTACTGACTTGCAACCCGGCGATATTATCTTCACCGGAACGCCTGAAGGTGTGGGTGTCCTGAAATCTGGAGATGAAGTGAGTTTGGATTTAGCAGGTCATCACATGGGAACCATTAGATTTAATTGA
- the gltX gene encoding glutamate--tRNA ligase, giving the protein MAPSQVRVRFAPSPTGYLHIGGVRTALFNWLFARHHGGKFILRVDDTDQARNVHEALQPIMEGFKWLGIDWDEGPGMGGPHAPYFQSQRSDIYAEAVARLLQDGHAYRDFSKSEEFAAERQVAEKEKRQFIYSRTWMAETDEDIKKFEAEGRESIVRLKMPREGKCEFHDLVRGDMSFEWGGEQDHVIQRTDGSCLYHLTSVVDDGAFEISHVIRAIEHLPNTPRQIFIAQSLGLELPIYAHLPFVAEPGSSNKLSKRKLDKYLKNRDFKVLYDHGEKIAEQIGFSASPETFNPVIVDFYREIGFLPDAIVNYLLLLGWSLDDKTEDFSREAMIQEFSLDRINKSPASFDPQKLTSFQSRYMWRLDMDEKLEMVLPFLEKAGLVQAPAGAETRSRVKAILEAANERISFAGDILDYAEFFQADDSLEYEENAFRKRLVNAEAQRELLIKLRSILPEAEDFSAEYLDQYLHAFIEKEGVGMGMIVHAIRVAITGKAVGFGLFEIMAIIGKDSCLNRIDRALQLVAQQQ; this is encoded by the coding sequence ATGGCTCCATCTCAAGTTCGTGTTCGTTTTGCTCCCAGTCCCACAGGTTATCTCCATATAGGTGGTGTCAGAACTGCCTTATTCAACTGGTTGTTTGCACGCCATCATGGCGGGAAATTCATTCTACGCGTCGATGACACGGATCAAGCCCGAAATGTCCATGAGGCCCTCCAACCTATCATGGAAGGATTCAAGTGGTTGGGCATCGATTGGGATGAAGGTCCAGGAATGGGTGGACCCCATGCACCGTACTTCCAATCCCAACGATCAGATATTTATGCTGAGGCAGTTGCCAGGTTGCTCCAAGACGGCCATGCCTACAGAGATTTCTCAAAATCGGAGGAATTTGCCGCAGAACGTCAAGTAGCGGAGAAGGAAAAGCGCCAGTTCATTTATAGTCGCACCTGGATGGCTGAAACGGATGAAGATATCAAGAAGTTTGAGGCAGAGGGTCGAGAATCCATCGTTCGTCTCAAAATGCCCCGAGAAGGCAAATGTGAATTTCACGATTTGGTCCGTGGTGATATGTCCTTCGAATGGGGCGGGGAACAAGATCACGTTATTCAGCGCACAGATGGATCCTGTCTCTATCATTTGACCAGCGTAGTGGACGATGGTGCTTTTGAAATCAGTCATGTGATCCGAGCTATCGAGCATTTACCCAATACACCCCGTCAAATATTTATTGCCCAGAGTCTTGGACTTGAATTACCCATCTATGCCCATCTACCATTTGTGGCTGAGCCTGGAAGCTCCAATAAACTGAGCAAGCGAAAATTAGATAAATACCTGAAAAATAGAGACTTTAAGGTTCTCTATGACCACGGTGAGAAAATCGCTGAACAAATTGGATTTTCTGCATCTCCAGAAACCTTCAACCCGGTTATAGTCGATTTTTATCGGGAAATTGGTTTTCTACCTGATGCTATCGTCAACTATTTGCTTCTGCTTGGTTGGTCTCTAGACGATAAGACCGAGGATTTTTCCCGAGAAGCGATGATTCAGGAGTTTAGTCTGGATCGTATCAATAAATCGCCTGCCAGTTTTGATCCCCAAAAACTTACCTCCTTCCAGAGTCGCTATATGTGGCGTCTTGATATGGATGAGAAGTTGGAGATGGTCCTGCCTTTTCTGGAGAAAGCCGGGCTTGTACAGGCACCTGCAGGGGCGGAAACAAGATCCAGGGTCAAAGCGATTCTTGAGGCTGCCAACGAACGGATATCATTTGCTGGGGATATCCTGGATTATGCCGAGTTTTTTCAGGCTGACGATTCGCTTGAGTATGAAGAAAATGCATTCAGGAAACGTCTTGTCAATGCTGAAGCCCAGCGTGAATTGCTGATTAAACTGCGAAGTATCTTACCTGAAGCTGAAGATTTCTCTGCTGAATACCTTGATCAATACCTCCACGCTTTTATCGAAAAGGAGGGTGTGGGAATGGGGATGATTGTCCACGCTATCCGTGTGGCGATTACAGGTAAGGCTGTCGGTTTTGGTCTTTTCGAAATTATGGCTATCATTGGAAAAGATAGCTGTCTGAATCGCATTGATCGAGCACTCCAACTGGTTGCCCAACAACAATAA
- a CDS encoding glutamine--tRNA ligase/YqeY domain fusion protein, with product MGANLNADTSESAATVPEKSLNFVEEIINDHLKSGRFGQIVHTRFPPEPNGYLHIGHAKSIALNFSLAEKYGGKCNLRFDDTNPSKEEEEYVDSIKEDIKWLGFDWEDREYYASDYFDQLYEWAVKLINDGLAYVCDLTLEEGREYRGTPTEPGKHSPYRDRSVEENLDLFARMKAGEFPDGTRTLKAKIDMAHPNFHMRDPIIYRILHEHHHRTGDKWCIYPMYDFTHGQSDSIEKITQSICTLEFENHRPLYDWFCDKLEIHHPQQIEFARLNLTYTVMSKRKFLTLVNEGYVSGWDDPRMPTISGLRRRGYTPESIRNFCEYIGVAKHNSVVDVTILENHVREHLNAIAPRVMAVLNPLKVVIENYPEDKVELLQAVNNPEDESAGTRDVPFTRELYIDENDFMEEPVKKYFRLAPGKEVRLRYGYIIKCEDVIKNNAGEVVELRCTLDPDTLGKQPTDRRVKGVIHWVSADKCLDAEVRLYDRLFSVEHPDKVEEGQDFRSNINPDSLEVLTQAKVEPALKDVKSGQRFQFERVGYFSVDKDSSGNHPVFNRIVSLRDSWARITRNS from the coding sequence ATGGGTGCAAACCTGAATGCGGACACCAGCGAGAGCGCTGCTACAGTTCCGGAAAAATCACTGAACTTTGTTGAAGAAATCATAAATGATCATCTGAAATCTGGTCGTTTTGGACAGATAGTTCATACACGCTTCCCACCAGAACCCAATGGCTATTTACACATTGGACACGCAAAATCAATCGCTTTAAACTTCAGTTTGGCTGAAAAATATGGTGGAAAGTGTAATCTACGCTTTGATGATACCAATCCCAGCAAAGAAGAAGAAGAGTATGTAGACTCTATTAAAGAAGATATCAAGTGGTTGGGCTTTGATTGGGAAGATAGAGAGTATTATGCCTCTGATTATTTTGATCAACTCTATGAATGGGCTGTCAAGCTCATAAATGACGGGCTGGCCTATGTCTGTGATCTTACTCTGGAAGAAGGCAGGGAATATCGTGGTACGCCAACAGAACCCGGAAAGCACAGTCCATATCGGGATCGCTCGGTTGAAGAAAACCTGGATTTGTTTGCCAGAATGAAGGCGGGTGAATTTCCAGATGGCACCCGGACGCTAAAAGCCAAAATTGATATGGCCCATCCCAATTTTCACATGAGAGATCCAATCATTTATCGGATTCTTCATGAACATCATCATCGTACTGGTGATAAGTGGTGCATTTATCCCATGTATGACTTTACCCATGGGCAGTCAGATTCCATTGAGAAGATTACACAATCTATCTGTACCCTGGAGTTTGAGAATCATCGACCACTTTATGACTGGTTCTGTGACAAACTTGAGATTCATCACCCCCAGCAAATAGAGTTTGCCCGTCTAAATCTCACCTACACGGTGATGAGCAAACGTAAGTTTTTGACCCTGGTCAATGAAGGCTATGTCAGCGGTTGGGATGATCCCAGGATGCCCACCATCTCTGGATTGAGACGTCGAGGTTATACGCCTGAATCCATTCGTAATTTTTGTGAATACATCGGTGTGGCTAAACACAATAGCGTCGTAGATGTTACTATTCTTGAAAATCATGTAAGAGAACATCTCAATGCCATAGCACCGCGAGTAATGGCAGTTCTGAATCCACTGAAGGTGGTTATTGAAAACTACCCAGAAGATAAGGTGGAACTTCTACAGGCCGTAAATAATCCAGAAGATGAGAGTGCCGGAACCCGTGATGTACCGTTCACCAGAGAACTCTACATCGATGAGAATGACTTCATGGAAGAACCTGTGAAGAAATATTTTCGACTTGCACCAGGCAAAGAAGTAAGGTTGCGCTATGGCTATATCATTAAATGCGAGGATGTGATCAAGAATAATGCTGGCGAAGTTGTAGAACTCCGTTGTACCCTTGATCCGGATACCTTGGGTAAACAGCCCACTGATCGAAGAGTGAAGGGTGTGATCCATTGGGTTTCTGCAGATAAATGTCTGGATGCGGAAGTACGTCTCTACGACCGTTTATTCAGCGTCGAACATCCTGACAAAGTTGAAGAAGGTCAGGATTTTAGATCAAACATTAATCCCGATTCACTTGAAGTTCTCACGCAGGCAAAAGTTGAACCTGCACTAAAGGATGTTAAGTCAGGCCAGCGTTTTCAGTTTGAACGGGTCGGCTATTTTAGTGTTGATAAGGATAGTAGTGGTAATCATCCTGTTTTCAACAGAATAGTATCCCTCCGGGATAGCTGGGCGAGGATAACCCGAAATTCCTGA
- the rmuC gene encoding DNA recombination protein RmuC, with protein sequence MEIVYTLLIVALTAALTFIITRMTQGSGDLKDRETITRLEVERSNLQEQLERAENDLDKMRSEALELREHNATINTRLEESKDRLEEEKKRLLEMKEQLQHSFKSLSQDVLRDSQKEFLRMADEKFKDQSKQNQSHLGEKEQLIQKSLENMDGRLKDIVQRSTELKTELETSKDETQKLRTTTETLQTLLASSQKRGQWGERLVEDILQYVGLQENINYTKQSTMDDGQRPDYTFKLPKNREINMDVKFPLAHYENYLQSSDVQLQDIEKKAFLQDVRKHMNEISKRGYIDTAKGTVDYAMMFIPNESIYGFINQEDPDFIGEALSKKIMLCSPITLYAVLSLLNQATSNFMMEQRASEIMNEVVKFQQQWDKFIDVMDKTGKNLDIAVRQFQDLISTRKRALDRPVSKIVELQKKEALKPGPKQLELDSGDED encoded by the coding sequence ATGGAAATAGTCTATACCCTTCTGATTGTTGCTCTCACAGCCGCCCTTACTTTTATTATTACAAGAATGACCCAGGGATCTGGAGATTTGAAGGATCGGGAAACCATTACCCGGCTGGAGGTGGAACGCAGCAACCTTCAGGAGCAATTGGAACGGGCTGAGAATGACCTGGATAAAATGCGGTCTGAAGCTCTTGAATTGAGGGAACACAATGCTACCATCAATACCCGTTTAGAGGAATCCAAAGATCGTCTGGAAGAAGAAAAGAAACGTCTGCTTGAGATGAAAGAGCAGCTCCAGCATAGCTTTAAGAGTCTGTCACAGGATGTCCTTCGAGATAGTCAGAAAGAATTTCTGCGGATGGCTGATGAAAAGTTTAAAGATCAGAGCAAGCAGAATCAATCTCACCTTGGCGAAAAAGAGCAATTGATTCAGAAGTCATTGGAAAACATGGACGGACGTCTGAAAGATATTGTGCAACGCTCTACGGAATTGAAAACAGAGCTGGAAACCTCAAAGGATGAAACTCAAAAACTCCGCACCACCACAGAGACGCTGCAGACATTGCTGGCCAGCTCTCAAAAGCGCGGACAATGGGGTGAGCGCCTGGTTGAAGACATCCTGCAATATGTTGGTTTACAGGAAAACATCAATTACACCAAACAGTCCACCATGGATGATGGACAAAGACCTGATTATACTTTCAAACTGCCCAAAAATCGTGAAATCAACATGGATGTCAAATTCCCCCTGGCTCATTACGAGAATTACCTCCAGAGCAGTGATGTCCAGTTGCAGGATATCGAGAAAAAGGCCTTTCTACAGGATGTCCGTAAGCATATGAATGAGATCAGCAAGCGTGGTTATATCGATACAGCCAAGGGCACGGTGGATTACGCCATGATGTTTATCCCCAATGAGTCCATCTATGGATTTATAAACCAGGAAGATCCTGATTTTATCGGAGAAGCGCTGAGTAAAAAGATCATGCTGTGTTCTCCCATCACACTTTATGCAGTATTGTCCCTCTTGAATCAGGCAACATCTAATTTCATGATGGAGCAACGTGCTTCAGAAATCATGAATGAGGTGGTTAAGTTCCAGCAGCAGTGGGACAAATTTATTGATGTGATGGACAAAACCGGAAAAAATCTTGATATTGCTGTTCGTCAGTTCCAGGACCTGATTTCAACACGGAAAAGGGCTCTGGATAGACCAGTCAGCAAGATTGTTGAACTACAGAAGAAAGAGGCGCTCAAACCAGGACCCAAACAGCTTGAACTTGATTCAGGTGATGAGGACTAG
- a CDS encoding MATE family efflux transporter — MKNTPTNSKTSRLDSFIDNPRKAIWTLGLPVMTGMAVQTLYSVVDMLFVARISVNAIAALGFNLPLFWMAMGISFGLGTGVTAVIARFIGAKDHQAATNVAEHGLLLGLIIGGVFSASGLLFGENILILLGTPDELMPDTLAYFQVIAAGFIFMITSIFLRSIFSGEGDTRTPVKIQVTSTIINIILDPILIFGFDMGVRGAALATVISMLVAVIMYIRVILIKKTTLLQLDFKIFQFKPKYIKDIFRIGIPSSLSMIIMSLGGALFNWILVHYSPEVVAGYQIAGRLDQIFFLPIMAIAGSLVTLVGMFYGAKRFDLINSVIKDGLRYGVFIGLGSGLLFYIIAPYVFRIFTDDPTVLAVAISIIRTFSPVYWLIAIGMISGRALQGLGTGVPSLVITAIRVAVVSGPLAYYFAVVLDKPYVWVWYASVIAVFIAAGTSLTWLVVRSRRVQREVKARAAS, encoded by the coding sequence ATGAAAAATACTCCAACAAATTCAAAGACCTCTCGTCTTGACTCCTTTATAGATAATCCCAGGAAAGCTATTTGGACGCTTGGCCTGCCGGTAATGACTGGAATGGCCGTTCAAACGCTTTATAGCGTGGTTGATATGCTATTTGTAGCCCGAATCTCAGTTAATGCCATTGCAGCATTGGGGTTCAATTTGCCTCTCTTCTGGATGGCCATGGGTATCAGCTTTGGTCTGGGTACTGGAGTAACAGCAGTTATTGCCCGTTTTATCGGTGCCAAAGATCATCAGGCAGCGACAAATGTGGCTGAACACGGACTCCTCCTTGGATTGATTATTGGTGGTGTGTTTAGTGCTTCCGGTCTCCTGTTTGGGGAAAATATCCTGATCCTGCTTGGTACTCCAGACGAATTAATGCCAGACACACTTGCCTATTTTCAGGTGATTGCTGCTGGGTTTATCTTCATGATCACATCTATTTTTCTACGCTCCATTTTTAGTGGTGAGGGCGATACAAGAACGCCTGTGAAAATTCAGGTCACCAGTACCATCATAAATATTATCCTGGACCCGATTCTTATTTTTGGTTTTGATATGGGTGTACGCGGGGCTGCGCTGGCAACAGTGATCAGTATGCTGGTTGCAGTCATTATGTATATCAGAGTAATTCTAATTAAAAAAACAACCTTACTCCAACTGGATTTTAAAATATTCCAATTTAAACCAAAATACATCAAGGATATCTTCCGTATCGGTATCCCTTCTTCACTTTCCATGATCATCATGTCCCTGGGGGGCGCTCTGTTTAATTGGATTTTGGTTCACTATTCACCTGAAGTTGTGGCCGGCTACCAGATAGCAGGTAGACTTGATCAGATATTTTTTCTGCCCATCATGGCCATCGCAGGCTCGCTAGTAACGTTGGTGGGAATGTTTTATGGGGCCAAGCGTTTTGACCTTATCAACAGTGTCATCAAGGACGGGCTACGTTATGGCGTCTTTATCGGATTAGGTAGCGGGCTCCTTTTTTATATCATTGCCCCCTACGTTTTTAGAATATTTACCGATGATCCCACAGTTCTTGCTGTTGCCATCAGCATCATCCGTACCTTTTCACCTGTATACTGGCTCATCGCAATTGGAATGATCTCTGGTCGGGCCTTGCAAGGTCTCGGAACGGGTGTCCCTTCCCTGGTCATTACAGCCATTCGTGTGGCCGTGGTCAGTGGACCTCTGGCCTACTATTTCGCCGTAGTTCTGGATAAACCATATGTCTGGGTTTGGTATGCTTCTGTGATTGCTGTATTTATTGCAGCAGGAACATCATTAACCTGGTTGGTGGTTCGATCTAGAAGGGTGCAACGAGAAGTTAAAGCACGAGCCGCTTCCTAG